Proteins encoded together in one Amblyomma americanum isolate KBUSLIRL-KWMA chromosome 1, ASM5285725v1, whole genome shotgun sequence window:
- the LOC144099229 gene encoding uncharacterized protein LOC144099229, translated as MASLPKERAQSRAQDATRKTRQEKNHRDSNLDLPALYLAKGSLFGWISDPGSDTSSEGSAGDLALGDEIVDEFPYVKISRAEMKKQRAMLANIEQMLKFVAKNLTEKSVVMPKVMLNKFLEVEHIKSEMCKMQEENRRLKEELHRRDEFIRANGLELSGAGAGLVIQQASEPFEDTSVLQEQQENACLPDSSQRQAQDAMLRKMLRNARKEEKKRKHKQRPAE; from the coding sequence ATGGCTTCTCTTCCGAAGGAGCGAGCGCAATCGCGTGCTCAAGATGCGACCCGGAAGACCCGACAAGAGAAGAATCATCGGGACTCGAACCTGGACCTACCGGCGCTGTACTTGGCGAAGGGCTCCCTTTTCGGCTGGATCTCAGACCCAGGTTCCGACACGAGCAGCGAGGGCAGCGCTGGGGACCTCGCCTTGGGGGACGAGATTGTGGACGAATTTCCATACGTGAAAATCAGCAGGGCCGAGATGAAAAAACAACGTGCCATGCTGGCAAACATTGAGCAAATGCTGAAGTTCGTGGCTAAGAATTTGACTGAGAAGTCCGTGGTGATGCCCAAAGTGATGCTGAACAAGTTTCTGGAAGTCGAGCACATTAAAAGCGAAATGTGCAAAATGCAGGAGGAAAACCGCCGTCTTAAAGAAGAACTTCACAGGCGAGACGAATTCATCAGGGCGAATGGCCTCGAGCTGAGTGGGGCTGGTGCCGGCCTGGTCATTCAGCAGGCATCCGAGCCATTTGAAGATACTTCGGTGCTGCAAGAACAGCAGGAGAACGCATGCCTTCCGGACAGCTCGCAAAGGCAGGCGCAGGATGCTATGTTGAGAAAAATGCTTCGGAATGcacggaaggaagaaaaaaagcgcaAGCACAAACAGAGGCCAGCGGAGTAG